Within Sulfurospirillum diekertiae, the genomic segment CAAAGGAAAAGTTGAGAGATTTAACCATTATCTGCGGTATAACTTTCACAATGGATTACGGGTGCGACTCTCTATGAAACATTACACATTAACGCTTGATAATGCAAATGCGGAAGTTCTAAAATGGTTGGACAATACCGCCAATAAACGCATCCACCAAACGACATTACAGATGCCATTTGAGTTGTTAGCACAGGAGCAGTTACAGCTACTTCCTGTGCCTAAAGCCTATCAAGGAATCCACCCTAAAGCTTTGATTGAAAGTGTAGCTAAAAAATATTCCCCAATCAATTCTCACAAAGACTTGGAAAAATTATATATCCCCAATAGAGACATTCAATGTTACGATGAGTTTATACCCATGGTTGCAAACATCATCCTTCCTGTTGGATTTTATGGTGGTGCATTATGGAGTTAGATACCTCTATCGATGAGTTATGTAAAGAACTCAAGCTCTCTATCATAGGCGAAAAATATCATGATATTGCCAGTATGGCAGCTAAAGAGAATTGGCAATATACACAGTTCTTGGAGGAGGTATTACGAGTGGAAGTAGATAATAGACTAGGAAGGTCTAAAAATATGTTGACCAAACTCGCAGGATTCCCAGTTATTAAGACATTAGAGCAGTTTGATTACACTTTCTCCGTTGGCGTGAACCGTAAACAGATTGAAGAACTCTCAAGCCTAATATTTGTTAAAAAGTATGAGAACATCATCCTCTTAGGTGAAAGTGGTGTGGGTAAAACACATCTTGCTATTGCGCTAGCACTCAAAGCGGTGCAACATCGCTATAAAGTAAGATTTACCACCATAAGTGAGCTTTTAAGTAATGCAAATAGAGCCAAAAAAGAGAAAAAATATGATAGCTTCTTGAAATCTATCGCCTCTCCATCGGTACTTGTCATTGATGAGATTGGATATTTCAATATGAGCAAAGAAGAAGCCAATCACTTTTTTCAAATTATTTCTAAACGCTATGAAAAAAGCTCTACCATTTTTACTTCAAATCTTGTATTTAGTAAATGGGTTCAAGTCTTTGCAGGAGATAAAATCGTTACAACCGCTATATTAGATCGAGTGTTACATCACTCACATATCATCAATATTCAAGGAGATAGCTACCGACTTAAAGAGAAGAAACAAACAGGAGTTTTACACTCAGAAATCTATAAGTTTGAAGCTAAATCTTCAAACATAGAAGGTCAAAATCAAGAGGTGGTTTAAGTTTCAATTCGCAACTTTTTTACACTAAAAACTGACCAGTTCTGCGCTTCGCTTGACAAGTGTTGTAAAATCCGATTATAAGCGTTTTAATCCCAATAATGTACGCACGCAAGATAAAGTAAGGCAAGTTACTTCTGAATGCTTACATGTAGTGGTGAAAGATTAGTCAAAGTATTTTACTTTCAAAACTTTTTCAATTTCTGTGGCTAATAGTAAAATATTGCTAATGCTCACTTCTTTTGGAACATTAGTCACGATATGGTCTTTGATATATTCAAAGCTTTTAATTTCAATTCCAAAACGCTTACATACCAAGTAAGCGACTGATTCAGCCATGATTTCATTAATATTTTTAATATGTTCTAGTTTCGAAGGATGAGAGGCTTTTACAACAACATGACCTAAACGGATATGTGCGATCTCATGAACCAACGTAACAAACTTCCTTTTTTCATCAAGGCGTACATTTAATTGGATATTACCATAGCCATCTTGATCAGGACTTGCCATGCCATCTATCGACATTAAAATATTTGGGCGAATTTTAATACTTTTGTCTCTATAGTACTTTATGAGCTTATCTGTAAAGTCATTACAAAACTCTCGTTGATTTTTAAAGAGCATTTCATTTCCAAAGAGTGTTCCTGCCCCTTGTGTATCACTGATATCAAACACAAAATCAATGGCATCAAATGGTTTTTGAATGGCGTAGGCTCTAGCATCCTGTTTAATGCCAAGGTTTAACTTCTTCCACTGTTTGGCTGTAGCAATAATTGATAGATTGGGGTTTTGTACAAAAGCGGTAAAACAGTTTAACATTGAGAGATGAAAATTTCTAGCAATAAATTCAAGCATTATAAGGTACATGTGCGTCTCTTTTATCCATGGGAGACGCACGCTTAGGTTGTCAATTTCTTTTATGGTGTATGAATTAATTGTTTTTCCTTAAGAAAAATTAGAATACCTTTGTTACTTTAAACTCTTTTTCAATCCCATCAATTTTTAGAAAACTTCCATTTGTAGAATTTATTATGGTTACATTTGGACTGTACGCATAATGGTATTCATAAAAATATTCAGCCTGTTTATATTTTTCTCCATTTGTTAATTCGATAATCGTATCGCCTTTGAAACCTTCAAAAGCACCTTGTATCTGTGATGTTATAGCCATGTTATCCTCCATTGATTTTGATGATAACCGATTATAACTATTTAGTCGCCCCTGAAAAACCACAAAAATCCCTAGATTCAGGGCTTTCATAGTCATTTTAGAGTATAATTTCGACCATAAACAAGGGGGTTACCCCTCTATTTCTGGTCGAAAAGGATCTCTTTGCTGCCGAAAATGACACCTACAAATCAACCCAATCTTTTCTATGGTTCCTTAATGGATATGTTAGATAGGAATGATCCACTGATTGCTTTGGCTGATGTGATTGATTGGAATAAAATAGAAGAGGCATTGCGTGGATATTACTGTATGGACAAAGGAAGACCGGCTAAACCTTTGCGTTTGATGGCAGGATTATTGATGCTCAAATATTTGGAGAATCTCTCTGATGAGAATGTGGTCGTGCAATGGAAACGAAATCCTTATTATCAATACTTCTGTGGGCTCAGTGATTACCAATGTGGCTTACCTTGTGATGCAACAGAATTGGTAAAGTTTCGTAATCGTATTGGTCAAGGAGGTATAGATGCCATCTTTGGTGCCAGTGTGGCATTACACCCTGAAGCATCCAATGAATCGCATGTCATTATTGACTCCACTGCCCAAGAGAAGCATATCACTTATCCCACCGATGGTAAACTTGCCATTAAGATGATTCACGCATTGCATAAGATTGCAAAGAGGGAAGGTATTGCACTACGACGTACCTACCTCAAAGAGATAAAAGAGCATCGTATCACCTTACGCTTCTTTAGACATCCCAAGAAGAAGCACAAAGCACGCAGTGCTATGAAACGTTTACGCACCATTGCAGGAATAGTGATGCGTGATATGCAAAGAAGTTTTACACTAGAACAAATAGCATTCTACGCTGAACAATTTTCACTTTACACAAAGGTACTTTTACAAAAAAGAAGCGATAAGGATAAAATCTACTCCTTGCATGAACCTCACATTTATGCCATGGCAAAAGGGAAAGATCATAAAAGCTATGAATTTGGTGTTAAGGCTTCTGTTGTCACCACCTACACGCATGGGATTGTGGTAGGAGCAGTCGCCCATGAGAGCAATGAACACGATTCTAAAACATTGAAGGCTGTCCTGACCCATGCGTCCACACACAGACACACACCTATCCAAAGGGCAACGTGTGATAGAGGATACCGTGGCATTAAAGAGGTCAACACCACACATATTTGCATCCCCGGTATTCATTTAAAACGTGACACGAAAGAAGAAAAAGAACACAAGAGAAAACAGTTTAGACGTAGAGCTGCCATAGAGCCTACCATTGGACATCTCAAACATGACCACAGAATGGCACGAAACTATCTTAAAGGCTTTATCGGAGATCAGATCAATCTACTCATGGCTGCATGTGCGTGGAATCTGAAAAAATGGATGAATCTCTTCATCCATGCTCTTTTTTTAGCAAAAGATTATAGGCAAATGATGGTGAGTATAGGGTATATGAAACTCTATTGGTCTGTGTGGATTTGGCTTGGGTTGACTCAAAGAGAAAGCAGGCTATAATTTGTGATGTTTTTGAGTTTTTCAGGCTCGACTATTTACAAAAGATAAGTCCATATTTTTCCAAAAAAATGGAAACCTAATTTAATGCTTTAGAAAGTTTGTCTTTATAATCATGCTTATATAGAGATAAAAACTCACAGTCTTTATGCAAAGAAGCCCATTTCTCACCTATAGGTTTTTTTGTATTTTCATACTCTGCAATACGGTCTTTCCCTTTATACTCAGCCACAATAGTCTTTCCATTTTTTAATTTCAATATAAAATCAGGATAGAATTTATCAGTAGCTGTTTGTAACCAAAATGAATTAATCGGATCTCTAGCAATATTTCGTATCCATGTTAAAACACCATCAAGCGAATCAATATAAAGTGCCACTTCAAATTCTTCTTCTGAATCAAATTTATCAAGATATTTATATTTGTGTTTTTTGAATCTTTCGCTCCTGTTATCAGGATTAGGTTTATAACTATTCGGTGAGAAATTGAAGCATATATTCGTGCTATTAGAAAAGGTTCCCCCGCTAAATAGATAATTAAAAGAGTTTACTTTTGAATTAAGTATAACCCAAACTGCTAGTTAAACAGAAGAGCTTTTTTGTCATCACTAAGCTTCAAAAAGCAGTTGATAGCATACGCAGTGATGAAAAGTCTAAGCTTTGTTAAAAAGCCACCAATGGTTGTAGCCTTAATCACTTTACCAAACTTAGCAGTGATCATAGAAAAGGCAGTTTCAACACCTTTTCTAATTCTACGCTTGGTAAAATAATCTTCTGTATTTTCTCGTTGCATGTTGTTACGCCAATGGGTGAAAGTACAATCTCAAACTGTTTTAAAAAAGCTTCTAACTTTGATGAAACATACCCTTTATCTCCAATCGTGATTGATTTTTGGGGTAGATAGTGCATAAATTGATACCCCGCCGTAACTGAACAACTGAGTGCATCTGATCATTTAAACTATTGGCAGTTTGGCTTTAATGCCATTATGGTAACAGATACTGCCTACTTTAGAAATCCAAACTATCATAAGAAAAGCGATACTCTAGATACATTGAATATAGAAAAGTTGAAATATGTTGTTGAAATAGTTGTAGATAGTATTAATAATTTTGCAAGGTTTAGGGCAATATGAATAGAATGTTTTGCTTGCACAGCCTATTCTTGACAATTGTACATCAATTGATGTACAATTGATAAAAAAGAGGAGGATTTTATGACCGGAACAGCTATGACAGTACGCATTGATCCTGATATCAAAAATAAAGCAGCAGAATATCTCAAGCAAATGGGATTAACTACCAGCGAAGCTACACGACTTTTTTTACATAGTGTTGTACTTCACAAAGGTCTTCCTTTTGAGCTTCGCATTCCTAATGAAAAAACAGTGACAGCAATCAAAGAAACAAAAGAGGGCAAGAATATTATTAAACATACTTCCCCTAAAGAATTGTTTGATGATTTAGGATTGTAATGTATACTCCTGAGTATCATCGTTTCTTTAAAAAAGATATAGAACGTGATAAAAAAAGTGGTCAGTTTTCAGCAGAGGATTTCACACTTTTAAAAGAGGTAATGTCCGCGATGTTGAATGATGAGATTCTTCATGAAAAGTATAAAAACCACCCCTTAAAAGGGGAATGGGAAGGAACTTATGAATGTCACATTAAAAATGATTGGCTTTTAATTTATCAGATAGATAACAATACAAATGAAATGATATTTATGAGACTTGGTGCACACGCTCAAATATTTAAAAAATATAAATAAGTTTGGGTAGGGAAGATATAGAAATGACGTGAATTTAATAAAATCGATTAGATATTAACTTTGAAAATCTAAATTTTCAATAATTAGGATTTATAAACTGCTTAGATCCTATATTTAAAATCTAAGCAGATATCTCTAGCTTTTCTACTGCATCAAGATTGAGGGATTGCCCAAGAATCCAAAGGCTGTACTTATCTTGCATTGCCAACCAACTCTCAGGCGTTCTTCCCAATGTTTTAGAAAGACGTAGTGCCATTTCAGGAGTTAGGCTTGTTTGCCCAGAAACCAGACGATGAAAGGTTGAAGGTGCAACTCTAAGTTTATGTGCAACTTCACGCTCACTAATATCTAATTCTTCTAAATAAACTTCTTTAATAAATTGCCCTGGATGGGGTGGATTATACATACTCATTAGTGGTAGTCCTCATAGTTTAAAATATAAACACTATGAGAACAAGTACCAGTGTACGTATTGATGAAGATGCAAAAATGATTGCATCTGAGGTCTTAAAACAATATGGCATGAGTTTAAGTGAAGGAATCAATCTTTTTTGTAAACAAGTAGCTATGACGTATTCCATTCCATTTGAACTTAAAGTGCCAACGGAAAGAATGCAAAAAGCCTTAAAAGAGTTGGAAAAAAGAGAAGGAAAATCATTTGATTCAATAGAAGCGCTTAAAGCTGATCTTGAATCATGAAATATTCTATTTTTCGAACATCTTCATTTAAAAAAGCCTATAAAAAACTTCACGCCTCAGATCAAGAGCTTGTATTAAGTATTGTTGCTAAACTTGCCAATGATGAAGTCCTTGAGGAAAAATACAAAGACCATCTTTTGATAGGTAACTACAAAGGATGTCGCTAATGTCATCTAAAGCCTGATTTGCTACTCATTTATAAAATCAATAATGATGAAATCGAATTGGTTTTAGTTGAAGTTGGTAAGCACTCAACTTTATTTAAATAAACTTTTTTGGGGAGCTGTTCTTTTAATTCTGTTGCGAATATATAGACTAAAAAGTGTTTTATTCATCGATAACAATTGTTTGCATATTTCCTGTTTTTAGTTGTTTAAAATAGCGTCTAAGGGCAGCTTTTCCATTTTTTGAAGGGGGCGTAAAATCATTTGAAAAAATACGCTCAAGTTCATGTCGGTAGGGGAAAAAGTTATAGGTGAGTGATTCAATTTCCATATAACCATTGTCTTCAAAATGCAGAAGAATTATACCTTTAGTGGTATCAATAATATATACATGTCAAATGAACATTAAAATTAGGCATACGTTCTTGCAAATATAGTCGTACTCTAGGCTTTTATGAGAATTTTATATGACTAGATTTGCGCTTCGCCTGACAGTTATCGCCTCAAACACTTTTTTTTCACACTGAATTAATGACTTAAAATGCTCATACAAAGAGATTTCACTGCTTTGATACGCGATATATTCAAAAAATGGAGCATAGATTGCATGAGTGTTCAGTAATAAATATAAAGCTTGTTTGAGAGATTCATCTAAAGAGTAAAATCGCTCAACAAGTAGCATCAAAAGCTCCTTGGTAGCCACACTATCCCCAAAAGGAGAATTGGCAATATGCGCTTCTGTTTTATAGGGTTTTTCAAGTTTATGCGTGACTTTATCTGGAAACAATAACAAGGAGAGGTAAAGCGTATCGAGTATTTTTAGGCGCTGTAAGAGTGCATTAAACGTACTGTTCTCAAGGTAGCGTTTATCGTGATCTATAAAATTATGGCCACACACATATGAGGGAGTTTGTTGAACGCATAAGCGAATCAGTTCATGCAATGACTGACCTTCAAATCCATTCTCTTCATCAATGTATGCGCCAATAGAAGCAATGGTTTGCGTATGTTTCGTAACCTCTAAATCGATAAACACAATGGAAGAAGAGGACATACTCTGCATGCCTATGCTTCTAGTACAATATCATGAATGATCTGTTTAAAAAAGACTTCACTCCATAACTCTAACTCAGCCATCTCTTTAATAAAAGGCCTTACATCGTTTTTAGCTTTTGCAATGTCGAGGTGTTCAATACGCGTATTTAACAGTGCTATCAAACTCTCTTTGGTTAAATGTTCAGGTAGGGTTTGCTTTTGGGCTTCAAACCATTTGCAACTTTGCTCCAAGCGTGCGTTTAAGTGTTCTAAATCCAAAGGTGTCTTATGGGCTATATACCACACAAGATCATACCAATCCCTGCCTTTTGGTCGCGTACCCCATGCACGGCACAACAGTGCATGCATTTTCCCAGCAAAGAGTGAGGGTAAGGTCATTGCCGTAATCGAATAGGGTCGAGGAATAAGTCTCAAAACACTGTGTGTTTGAAAGTGTAAAGGAGGCTCTGTGTCTACTTCAAATTTGATTTTGATGATTTGGTCTTTATGAATGCTTTGAAGAATGTTTTTAGGGGCATTGATGGAAAGAAGATGCTCTACGGTATTGCCTTTTAGAAAAGCAGACTGTACAGCAGATTCCGCTGTTTTTTCTTTCATCTCAATCTTTACATCGAACCCAAAGGAGAGTAATGTTTCACTAAGAGATTTTTCATAGATACGCAAATCAAATGATGGATTTTCTTGAAGAAGTGAGAAATCAAGGTCTTCTGAAAAGCGTGGAAGTCCATGTAAAATACGAAGTGCCGTTCCTCCATAAAAAGCGGCCTCTTTAAAAAACCCTCCCTCATACAGTCCTAAAAGCACAATCTCTTGAAGAATTTCACGCAAAGCATCCACACTCTCTTCTTTAGAGTTAAGTGCATAATGCTCGAGCATCTTGGCAATGGCAGGATGAGTATTAGCCATGATTGACTCCTTTTTGCAGTAAGGAAGCGAGTGTGCGTAAGTTTTTTGAACGATAGGCGTGTGCAATTAAGAGGATAAGTTCAACATTTAACATCTCTAATCGCTCTAGGCGAAGGTCATACACAAGGTATTCTTTCATCTGCGCTTGCGTCATACTTCCTACCCCTCTATCGTAACGTATTTTATCGCACAATGCTTTCTCAGGCGTTGCTATAAGTTTTCCGCCGTTATTCTCATCATACATCCAATCAACACCAAGTGCATAGGCTTCTTTGGGGATGTGTTTATAACTAAAGCGCCCTAAGGGCGTTTCAAAGAGTTTTGGATGGTTAAGCGTTGCGGCTGTCACTTCACTCACACGTTCAGGAATCATGCCATAGTGTGAGAGTGCAAAATCAAACGAAACATACGAAGGGGTATAGAGCATATTGGAGATGCTGATAGTATCAATGGGGGTACTTTGGTATCTTTTCCCAAGATGGTAAATCCCTCGTTTTAAGCGTATCAAATCACCATTCTTTACCATCGTGGCTATTTTAATATTCACTTGTGAAACGCTAGGTTCTAAAAAGGCACTGAGCATTTCGTGTGTAAACAGTGGTGTTTTAAAGTGATTTTTGATATCGATGGTTTCCATGTGGTTATTATACATCAATATTTTATTTTATTACATAGATAATATATTAAAAACATTTTAACTATTAGAAAAATATAGTCTATGCCTAGGTGCTCTTATTTTTTTATCTTTCACAACCTATTCCAAAATAGAACACGTTGAAATTTCTAATATTATTTAATTTTTTCAAGAATATTTATAGTTCCATTTTCAACAGCTAATTCATAAGTAGAAAATAAACAATTTGAATATTTAGAAAAATCTTTTTGGGGATACCAGCTTCTTAGACATTTTAAGAAATGAAATAAAAAATTCAATGAAAGAAAAATATTTAAATCCCAGCCTGTATGAGCATGTTCTGAATATGTTGGAAGATTTGATACACCAATTTTTTCTCCATCTTCAAAAGCAGATAATAATTCACCTATTCTATGACTTGAAGAATGAGCAATTTCTGATAAAAGACCATATATTTTTCCACTTTCTCCCTGTAAAATATTTTTTACATTTGGAGTTTTTCCAAGAAGTGTTTCAAGATTTTTTGAATCTATTTCATTTAGTCTTGCAATAGCTTCTAATTGTTTTCTCATTAGTACTGATGCTTCTACTAAATCTCCATTTAACAAAAAATCATTTATTATGAAATGTGTTCTGACATAAGATGATATTAGTGTCAGTTTAAAAGATATATTTTCATCAACTATATCAATTTTATTTTCTGTTTCCTTTATTAATGAGGCAATCAATCCATCAATACTTATTCTTATAGTATTTTCTATTTCTGTTTCTTTTCCTCTAAATTTTTTTCTTGCAATTTCTCTTGCTTCATCCGACATTGCTTGAAAACTACATGTATTTTTAATTAATGATTCTATAATTTTTTCCATTGACTTTGTTCTTCATTTTGTATTTTTTATTGTCACGATTGTATCTAATTATCATTTTTACAACTTGACAACTCTCTCAAAAATCTCTTTTATCTGCAACTTACAATTCACATGAGTCAGTTTTAATCTTGAGTCCTGAGCTCTTAACTAAAGGTTGAAAACAAAACTACTATGCCAAATATTTTTTCAATAGCTGTTTTATTTTTATGGATTTAATCCCCTTTTACACTTTAAATCAAAACAAACTAGTTATTTCATTGCTAGCTTATATTAGTTTAGCCTTCTTAACTAGTTATATTTTTACTCATCTGCTTTTTCTAAAATTTCAAAAATATTACTTATTGACCTCTCTTATTTTCAATTAGCGCATCATCATATATACTAGCATAAAGGCTGGGATGTAATAGTATTTCTCTTCAAACCACTTCACCATTTTTTCGATAACGTCCATGGGAAACTCCTTTGATTGATAAGAGAAGTTTACAAGAGTGGATGGACAATATAGTGTCCATGATGTATGGTAATATTTTATTTTGAGTTTAAAAATAACCATCTTACTTTCTAAATCCAGCCAGATGTTTTTTAAAAGTTTATCCCATCTACGCTATACTTTTAATTCAAAAGAGGTATCAGCTTTTAGCAAGAGGTCCTATGCAATTTTTGTATGAAAACGAATATATTCCGTCCTCACTCACGAAAGAAATCGAATCAAATAAAGAGCTATACCCATTTTTTGAAATGACATTTCAAGGTATCAAGCCTAAAAACAACTGCGGTTTTCTCAAAATTCAGAATGAAAATTATTTTATTGTCCCAAAAATTGCAGACAAAGAACAAACAAATTTACATATTTTTATCTACATGCTGATGTATGCGTTTGATGTTAAACTTACCAATAGGGATTTTTCAAATCTACAAAGTATAAAAAGCCATTTTCTAGAAATTTTTATTCGCCACTTTAGCGATGCACTGCTTAATGAGTTTAAAAAAGGTATTTTCAAAAAGTATGTTTGTCTATCTAAAAACTTGAAAGTATTACGTGGCAAGTATGTCATCGAAAAGAATTTCACCAATTTTTACCATCAAAGTATCTATTGTGAATACGATGAGTTCACGATGGACAATGAACTTAATCGCTTTTTTTTCTATGCCATTAAGGTGTTTAAAAAATTTAGTTCTTATCCAAATCTGCATAAATGTGAAATGATTTTAGACGAAGTTTCATTTTTACATTTTTCCAATCTCAATCAGATAAACATTGAATTTAATCGAATGAATAGCCGGTATTTAAAGAGTTTTGAAACTGCTATCATGATATTAAAAAAGCTCATTCCCTTGCCTAATGATGAAAACAATAAAAGTTTTGCTTTTTTATTTGATATGAGTGAAGTTTTTGAGAAATTTATCGGCAGATTGTACCAATCCATCGATAGTACAACAAAACTACAGAGTCAAAGAAATTTTGGAAATTTACAACTAAAGCCTGATATTTTAACCAGTAGCATGATTATAGATACTAAGTATAAAATAGTCCAAACAAAGGACAATTTGTCTGTGGCAGACAAATATCAAATGTTCACCTATGGTACTAATTTTAATATTGATAACACCATGCTTTTATACCCTGAGCACCTTCACAAAACACATGAAAATTTAATTCTTGGTGTTGGAGAAAAAGCTGTAAAATTGAAACTGAGAAGTATTGATTTAAACCAAAACAATGAAGACTATGAGCAATATATTGAAACAATTAAATACCAAGTAAGGATAGTGTATGGCACAGATTGCAAATGAACAAATAATTGACGTATATGAAAAATTTAAACAATATTCTTTTAAAAATGAAAAAGAATTTCCATCTCTCAAGCAAAAAAAGATCACTTCTGATATTGTTGCATTAATTAAAAATGAAAAAAAATTTATCTGGAATGATACAAGCCTAAGTGATTATATCAACAATTTAGTCTATATGGTAAGAGGTGAACAATTTGCTAGAACCATTAATGCGTTTGCTGAAACATATTTGATTGATAGTATTTGTAAAGACTTTGGCCCACAGATTTGCGAAAATGCTAAAAAATCTTTAGCTCTTCATAAAGAGTACTACCGGTCTCTAAACAATGACAATACAAAGAACTCTAAAAAATTATATAAAGAATTTTTTCCTCAACTCTTACAAGCAATTCAACAAAGAAGAGATGCGTTTGATAGTACTTTCAACATCGATATAACTTACAATACCCAAGAACAACGCCCAAGACATTATCTATCTTTTCGAGCAGGAAAATCAAATATCAGTTATGGCTGTGTTTACACAAAAGGTTATGCAAAAGGCTTTGTTGTAGAACTCTATTTAGATGGGGACAACTATAAAGAACGCTTTGAAAAACTTTTAACCTATAAAAATGAAATAGATAACGCCTATGAAGAAACCTTGACGTGGCAAGAAGACACAGGTAGTGCCAGGAGAGTTTTTGTAAGTTTTGAAGGGAATATCGAAAATCGTGAAGAATGGGAAAGTTATATCAATTGGCAAGTAGAAAACCTAATTAAGTTTAGAAGAATTTTTCAATCCTATATTGATACTATTGATGAAGGTATAACGCTCTTTAATACGCAAAAAACACCAAAGGGGAATGAAACAATGTTTAAAATAAAAAATATAATTCTCTTTGGATCGCCTGGTGTTGGGAAAACTCACAATACTAATCAATTGATTAGTTTTATTGAAAAAAGGCTACCAGAAAATAAAATTTTTGATGCCATTACGTTGAATAACTCTTATCAGCGAGAAAAATTTGATGCTGGATTAGTATCAAGAATTAACTTTATTACTTTCCATCAAAATTTTGGCTACGAAGATTTTATTGAAGGGTTTCGCCCCAATGAAAAGGGCACTATTGAACTTCAAGACGGCATCTTTAAAAGTATCTGTCAAGAAGCAAGAGAGAATAGAGATGAAAATTACTATTTAGTCATTGATGAAATTAATCGAGGGAATATCTCTAAAATTTTTGGTGAATTAATCACGCTTATTGAAGAAGATAAGCGCGATGTCATTGAAGTGGTGCTCCCCTACTCTAAAAAATTATTTACCATACCATCCAATCTTTTTATTATCGGCACTATGAATAGTACCGATAAATCAATTGCACTGATTGATATTGCGCTACGAAGACGATTTACTTTTGTTAAGATGAAGCCAAATGACGAACTC encodes:
- a CDS encoding McrB family protein, whose translation is MAQIANEQIIDVYEKFKQYSFKNEKEFPSLKQKKITSDIVALIKNEKKFIWNDTSLSDYINNLVYMVRGEQFARTINAFAETYLIDSICKDFGPQICENAKKSLALHKEYYRSLNNDNTKNSKKLYKEFFPQLLQAIQQRRDAFDSTFNIDITYNTQEQRPRHYLSFRAGKSNISYGCVYTKGYAKGFVVELYLDGDNYKERFEKLLTYKNEIDNAYEETLTWQEDTGSARRVFVSFEGNIENREEWESYINWQVENLIKFRRIFQSYIDTIDEGITLFNTQKTPKGNETMFKIKNIILFGSPGVGKTHNTNQLISFIEKRLPENKIFDAITLNNSYQREKFDAGLVSRINFITFHQNFGYEDFIEGFRPNEKGTIELQDGIFKSICQEARENRDENYYLVIDEINRGNISKIFGELITLIEEDKRDVIEVVLPYSKKLFTIPSNLFIIGTMNSTDKSIALIDIALRRRFTFVKMKPNDELINHPKSKELLKALNQKITEKLGEDYQIGHSYFMKIENDADFSFVIKYKIKPLLEEYFYGDTDGLSDVLSLLEQ